A stretch of the Actinoalloteichus fjordicus genome encodes the following:
- a CDS encoding zinc-binding dehydrogenase, translated as MRATLIYGAGDVRVEDVPDARLHEPTDAVVRVLRSCVCGSDLWPFGSRPASAHGDRMGHEFLGVVEEVGSAVSGLTAGDVVVAPFVWADNTCDFCAEGLQTSCRHGGNWGAPDVDGGQGEAVRVPQAQGTLVRLPVAEDSALLPSLLTLSDVLPTGHHCAVTAGVGPRTTVTVIGDGAVGLSAVLAAKRLGAERILLMGRHADRTDLGREFGATDVVAERGAEGVERVRELTGGDGTHAVLECVGTLPAIETAFGVVRDGGAVSRVGVPQYSEVPMDFGVFLRNVTLTGGVAPARAYIDELLPAVLDGVIQPGKVFDRTVSLDKVADGYRAMADRTALKVLVQP; from the coding sequence ATGCGAGCCACCTTGATCTACGGTGCCGGTGACGTGCGGGTGGAGGACGTTCCCGACGCCAGGCTGCACGAGCCCACCGACGCCGTGGTGCGGGTCCTGCGGTCGTGTGTCTGCGGCAGCGACCTGTGGCCCTTCGGCTCCCGACCCGCCTCCGCGCACGGCGACCGGATGGGACACGAGTTCCTCGGCGTGGTGGAGGAGGTCGGCTCGGCGGTGTCCGGGCTGACGGCCGGTGACGTGGTGGTCGCCCCGTTCGTCTGGGCGGACAACACCTGTGACTTCTGCGCCGAGGGTCTGCAGACCTCGTGCAGGCACGGCGGGAACTGGGGCGCGCCCGACGTCGACGGCGGCCAGGGCGAGGCCGTGCGGGTTCCCCAGGCGCAGGGCACGCTGGTCCGACTGCCCGTCGCGGAGGACTCCGCGCTGCTGCCGTCGCTGCTCACCCTCTCCGACGTCCTGCCGACCGGCCATCACTGCGCGGTGACGGCCGGGGTCGGACCCCGCACCACCGTCACGGTGATCGGCGACGGCGCCGTCGGGCTCTCGGCCGTGCTGGCCGCCAAGCGGCTCGGCGCCGAACGCATCCTGCTGATGGGCAGGCACGCCGACCGCACCGACCTCGGCCGCGAGTTCGGCGCCACCGACGTCGTCGCCGAGCGCGGCGCGGAGGGCGTCGAGCGGGTCCGCGAGCTGACCGGCGGCGACGGCACGCACGCCGTGCTGGAGTGCGTGGGCACCCTGCCCGCGATCGAGACGGCCTTCGGCGTGGTCCGCGACGGCGGCGCGGTCAGCAGGGTCGGCGTGCCGCAGTACTCCGAGGTCCCCATGGACTTCGGCGTGTTCCTGCGCAACGTCACCCTCACCGGCGGGGTCGCGCCCGCCCGCGCCTACATCGACGAACTGCTGCCCGCCGTGCTCGACGGTGTCATCCAGCCCGGCAAGGTGTTCGACCGGACCGTGAGCCTGGACAAGGTGGCCGACGGCTACCGTGCGATGGCCGACCGCACCGCGCTGAAGGTGCTCGTCCAGCCCTGA
- a CDS encoding NAD(P)/FAD-dependent oxidoreductase gives MSTPAGVLVVGASAAGLATAEALRRKGYGGELTLLGDEAHPPYDRPPLSKQVLGGTWEPARSRLRTPEALDALDARLVLGDAAAALDVPTRTVRTAAGLSLSADAVVLATGARPRLLPDQAGIRGVHVLRTLDDALALRADLRDSARLVVVGDGVLGAEVAATARGMGLDVVLAGPQQAPLAAQLGPLVADALAELHAEHGVRLRLGTAVTGLTAAPDGRVTGVRLADGEVLPADVVLVALGAVPATDWLRGSGLRLADGVVCDAHCRAEAGIYAVGDVARWHHERLGASLRLENRTNAAEQAGVVADNLLGGRCSYVPVPYFWTDQFGARLQIHGLPGADAEVTIVEGEVAARRFVALYRRGGEAVGVLGWNMPKQARAHRRQLAEPRPERSPANDAAPQQVTQHVTAARARTATADR, from the coding sequence GTGAGCACACCCGCAGGGGTCCTGGTGGTCGGGGCGTCCGCCGCAGGGCTCGCCACTGCGGAGGCGTTACGCCGCAAGGGTTATGGCGGCGAGCTGACCCTGCTCGGCGACGAGGCTCATCCGCCCTACGACCGACCCCCGCTGTCCAAACAGGTCCTCGGCGGGACGTGGGAGCCCGCGCGCTCCCGGCTGCGGACTCCGGAGGCCCTCGACGCCCTGGACGCCCGGCTCGTCCTCGGCGATGCGGCCGCCGCGTTGGACGTGCCGACGCGGACCGTCCGCACCGCAGCCGGGCTCAGCCTGAGCGCGGACGCCGTCGTGCTGGCGACCGGCGCCCGCCCACGCCTGCTGCCCGACCAGGCAGGCATCCGCGGCGTCCACGTGCTGCGCACCCTGGACGACGCGCTCGCCTTGCGGGCCGACCTGCGGGACTCGGCTCGACTGGTCGTGGTCGGGGACGGGGTGCTCGGTGCGGAGGTCGCCGCCACCGCGCGCGGCATGGGCCTGGACGTCGTCCTGGCCGGGCCGCAGCAGGCCCCGCTGGCCGCCCAGCTCGGTCCGCTGGTGGCGGATGCGCTGGCGGAGCTGCACGCCGAACACGGCGTCCGACTTCGGCTCGGAACCGCCGTGACCGGCCTGACCGCCGCACCCGACGGCCGGGTGACCGGAGTCCGACTGGCCGACGGGGAGGTGCTCCCGGCGGACGTGGTCCTGGTGGCACTCGGCGCCGTGCCCGCGACGGACTGGCTGCGCGGCAGCGGGCTGCGCCTGGCCGACGGAGTGGTGTGCGACGCCCACTGCCGCGCCGAGGCGGGGATCTACGCGGTGGGCGACGTCGCCCGCTGGCACCACGAGCGGCTCGGCGCCTCGCTGCGACTGGAGAACCGCACCAATGCCGCCGAGCAGGCGGGCGTGGTCGCCGACAACCTGCTCGGCGGGCGCTGCTCGTACGTGCCGGTGCCCTATTTCTGGACCGACCAGTTCGGGGCGCGGCTCCAGATCCACGGCCTGCCCGGAGCCGACGCCGAGGTGACGATCGTGGAAGGCGAGGTCGCCGCGCGCCGCTTCGTCGCGCTCTATCGCCGAGGCGGCGAGGCCGTCGGCGTCCTGGGCTGGAACATGCCCAAGCAGGCCCGCGCCCATCGACGGCAGCTGGCCGAACCGAGACCGGAGCGCTCGCCCGCGAATGACGCGGCACCGCAGCAGGTGACACAGCACGTGACGGCGGCGCGAGCCCGCACCGCGACGGCGGATCGCTGA
- a CDS encoding ferredoxin, with product MKISVDEDKCCGAGSCVLAVPEVFDQRDEDGVVVLLDAEPAEEFHDRVREAADVCPAAVIQLSGTA from the coding sequence ATGAAGATCTCTGTGGACGAGGACAAATGCTGCGGCGCGGGCTCGTGCGTCCTGGCCGTGCCCGAGGTGTTCGACCAGCGTGACGAGGACGGCGTCGTGGTGCTGCTGGACGCCGAGCCCGCCGAGGAGTTCCACGACAGGGTCCGCGAGGCCGCCGACGTGTGCCCCGCCGCCGTGATCCAGCTCAGCGGGACGGCGTGA
- a CDS encoding TetR/AcrR family transcriptional regulator, with amino-acid sequence MPGRTRRAEQVEETRELILSAAERLFAEHGVFAVSNRQVGEAAGQGNNFAVGYHFGTKADLVRAIVRRHAEPVELIRIRMLAEIGDSDEVRDWVACLVRPFTEHLAELGGPTWYARFGAQVMTDPGLRRIIIDEALSTQPIQQVLDGLNRCLPMLPLPVHVERSAMARYLMSHTCAERERALAEGTLTARATWEDAATGLIDAITGMWLAPVTVTDV; translated from the coding sequence ATGCCGGGCAGAACGAGAAGAGCCGAGCAGGTCGAGGAGACTCGAGAGCTGATCCTGAGCGCGGCGGAGCGGCTGTTCGCCGAGCACGGGGTGTTCGCGGTGTCCAACCGCCAGGTCGGCGAGGCCGCCGGGCAGGGCAACAACTTCGCTGTCGGCTACCACTTCGGTACCAAGGCGGACCTGGTCCGTGCCATCGTGCGCCGACACGCCGAGCCGGTGGAGCTGATCCGCATTCGGATGCTCGCCGAGATCGGCGACAGCGACGAGGTGCGCGACTGGGTGGCCTGCCTGGTGCGCCCGTTCACCGAACACCTGGCGGAGCTGGGCGGACCCACCTGGTACGCCCGGTTCGGCGCCCAGGTCATGACCGACCCCGGCCTCCGACGGATCATCATCGACGAGGCGCTGAGCACCCAGCCCATCCAGCAGGTGCTCGACGGACTCAACCGCTGTCTGCCGATGCTGCCCTTGCCGGTGCATGTCGAGCGCAGCGCGATGGCCCGCTATCTGATGTCCCACACCTGCGCCGAGCGGGAGCGCGCCCTGGCCGAGGGAACGCTCACGGCCCGGGCCACCTGGGAGGACGCCGCTACCGGCCTGATCGACGCGATCACCGGGATGTGGCTCGCGCCGGTCACGGTGACCGACGTGTGA
- a CDS encoding MFS transporter → MSSASARTTDVGTVAPPRTNVVVSVLAMAGIVVALMQTLVIPLIPELPRLLNATTADASWVITATLLSAAVATPTIGRLGDMYGKRRMLLVSLALLVTGSVIGALSNSLAPMIVGRVLQGLAAGVIPLGISIMRDELPAERLGSATAMMSASLGVGGALGLPTAALLAEYTDWHVLFWASAVLGATAAGLVFALVPESRIRTGGRFDLVGAIGLSTALICLLLGVSKGADWGWTSGLTTTMFAVTAVVLAAWGWWELRTRQPLVDLRTTMRRQVLLTNLASAVFGFSMFAMSLVMPQLLQLPTATGYGLGQPMMTVGLVMAPSGLVMMAMAPVSARISRLSGPRTTLMVGAVVVAAGYGLSMVLMSAIWQLMLISSIIGAGIGIAYGAMPALVMSAVPVSETAAANSLNTLMRSIGTSLSSAVAGVVLAQLTITLGSTAVPSQNGFRVVMAIGAGAALAAAVIAAFLPRRRPSVPSSVATEKAAPAELAS, encoded by the coding sequence ATGTCGAGTGCTTCGGCACGAACCACCGACGTCGGGACGGTCGCCCCGCCACGCACGAACGTCGTCGTCTCGGTGCTGGCGATGGCAGGCATCGTCGTGGCGCTGATGCAGACCCTCGTCATCCCGCTGATCCCCGAACTTCCCCGGCTGCTGAACGCGACCACGGCGGACGCGAGCTGGGTGATCACCGCGACGCTGCTGTCCGCCGCCGTCGCCACCCCCACGATCGGCCGACTGGGCGACATGTACGGCAAGAGACGCATGCTGCTGGTGAGCCTGGCGCTCCTGGTGACAGGTTCGGTCATCGGCGCGCTCAGCAACTCGCTTGCGCCCATGATCGTCGGGCGAGTGCTGCAGGGCCTCGCCGCAGGCGTGATCCCGCTGGGGATCAGCATCATGCGGGACGAACTGCCCGCCGAACGGCTGGGCTCGGCGACGGCGATGATGAGCGCGTCACTCGGCGTGGGCGGCGCGCTCGGGCTGCCCACCGCGGCGCTGCTGGCCGAGTACACCGACTGGCACGTGCTGTTCTGGGCGTCCGCCGTCCTCGGGGCGACCGCCGCCGGACTGGTGTTCGCCCTGGTGCCCGAATCCCGCATCCGCACCGGAGGCCGCTTCGACCTCGTCGGCGCGATCGGGCTGTCGACCGCGTTGATCTGTCTGCTGCTGGGCGTCTCCAAGGGCGCCGACTGGGGATGGACCAGCGGGCTCACCACCACGATGTTCGCCGTCACCGCCGTGGTGCTCGCGGCCTGGGGCTGGTGGGAGCTGCGGACCCGGCAGCCGCTGGTGGACCTCCGCACCACCATGCGTCGCCAGGTGCTGCTGACCAACCTCGCCTCGGCGGTGTTCGGCTTCTCGATGTTCGCGATGTCGCTGGTGATGCCGCAGCTGCTGCAGCTGCCCACCGCCACCGGGTACGGGCTGGGCCAGCCGATGATGACCGTCGGGCTGGTCATGGCGCCGTCCGGGCTGGTCATGATGGCGATGGCCCCGGTGTCGGCCCGCATCTCACGACTGAGCGGGCCGAGGACGACGCTGATGGTGGGCGCCGTCGTGGTCGCGGCAGGCTACGGCCTGAGCATGGTGCTGATGTCGGCGATCTGGCAGCTGATGTTGATCTCCAGCATCATCGGGGCAGGCATCGGCATCGCTTACGGGGCGATGCCCGCACTCGTCATGTCGGCCGTGCCCGTGTCGGAGACGGCCGCCGCCAACAGCCTGAACACGCTGATGCGGTCGATCGGCACCTCGCTGTCCAGCGCGGTGGCAGGCGTCGTCCTCGCGCAGTTGACCATCACGCTCGGCTCTACCGCCGTCCCGTCCCAGAACGGCTTCCGCGTGGTCATGGCCATCGGAGCGGGCGCGGCACTGGCCGCCGCCGTCATCGCCGCCTTCCTGCCCAGGCGGCGGCCGAGCGTGCCGTCCTCGGTGGCGACGGAGAAGGCCGCACCCGCCGAGCTCGCGAGCTGA
- a CDS encoding alpha/beta fold hydrolase yields the protein MTVSPIDTMFVLVHGAWHSSRQWVSTQRALAGRGVASIAVDLPGHGFDAPLPTGYLTGDQNTMSTEKSELAGLTMDDCADAVLAALRAVRGHARAVVLVAHSAGGGPASLAAERAPELVDRIVYLSSFVPAGRPRFLDYASAPENTVDRGAGLTIGDPAAIGAIRINPISTEQRYVDELHRTYYGDVPADRLDRWRSALTPDLPLSIPSSPVALTPQRWGSIPRTFLRCAEDQAFLPAAQDLMIAEADEAMPGEPFTVHTLPGDHSPFASRPDELAAVLASLPR from the coding sequence ATGACCGTATCCCCGATCGACACGATGTTCGTCCTCGTCCACGGCGCCTGGCACAGCTCCCGGCAATGGGTCTCGACCCAGCGTGCCCTTGCCGGACGCGGCGTCGCGAGCATCGCGGTGGACCTGCCCGGCCACGGCTTCGACGCGCCCCTTCCCACCGGATACCTCACCGGTGATCAGAACACGATGAGCACCGAGAAGTCGGAACTGGCCGGACTGACCATGGACGACTGCGCCGACGCCGTGCTGGCCGCCCTGCGCGCCGTCCGCGGCCACGCTCGGGCGGTGGTCCTGGTCGCGCACAGCGCAGGAGGCGGACCCGCCTCGCTGGCCGCCGAGCGGGCCCCGGAACTCGTCGATCGGATCGTCTACCTGTCCTCCTTCGTCCCGGCGGGCCGGCCTCGCTTCCTCGACTACGCGAGCGCGCCGGAGAACACCGTCGATCGCGGCGCGGGCCTGACGATCGGCGATCCGGCGGCGATCGGTGCGATCCGGATCAATCCGATCTCGACGGAGCAGCGCTATGTCGACGAACTGCACCGGACCTATTACGGGGACGTGCCCGCCGATCGGTTGGACCGGTGGCGGTCGGCGCTGACCCCGGACCTGCCGCTGTCGATCCCGAGCAGTCCGGTCGCCCTGACCCCGCAGCGCTGGGGGAGCATCCCGCGCACCTTCCTGCGCTGTGCGGAGGACCAGGCGTTCCTGCCCGCCGCACAGGACCTGATGATCGCCGAGGCCGACGAGGCGATGCCCGGCGAGCCGTTCACGGTGCACACGCTCCCCGGCGACCACAGCCCGTTCGCCAGCCGGCCCGACGAACTGGCGGCCGTGTTGGCTTCGCTGCCTCGGTGA
- a CDS encoding LysR family transcriptional regulator → MEARHLRYAVALAEHQHFGRAAAAIGIAQPPLSKQIAALEQEVGARLFDRTSHGVFPTAAGEAFLVRAHRALAEMSAAAIDSGRAARGETGRLRIGFVASALLEPLPVVLVRFGRERPDVRLSLHEMATSRSTAALVSGELDVAIGLGAPRGAGAEGLVQVTLGHDHLVAAVARSHPYAGQQTIGLDQLRQQHLIISSGEDEPGVIGMLRTLFGADSRALEGATVARDVHTIAGLAACGVGVGLGPSRMRLITRTDLWVCAVAPRTLLPELTLAFRAADDSPVLAAFLDAIRSHCADIDDALGRRLGSR, encoded by the coding sequence ATGGAGGCACGTCACCTGCGCTACGCGGTGGCGCTGGCCGAGCACCAGCACTTCGGCCGAGCCGCGGCGGCGATCGGGATCGCGCAGCCGCCGTTGTCGAAGCAGATCGCCGCCCTGGAACAGGAGGTCGGCGCCCGATTGTTCGACCGGACGTCGCACGGGGTCTTCCCGACGGCGGCAGGCGAGGCGTTCCTCGTGCGCGCGCACCGGGCCCTGGCCGAGATGTCCGCCGCCGCGATCGACTCCGGACGCGCGGCGCGCGGCGAGACCGGCCGACTGCGGATCGGCTTCGTCGCCTCGGCGCTGCTCGAACCGCTGCCCGTCGTGCTCGTCCGGTTCGGCAGGGAACGGCCGGATGTGCGGCTGAGCCTGCACGAGATGGCGACGAGCCGAAGCACCGCCGCGCTGGTCAGCGGCGAGCTGGACGTCGCGATCGGGCTCGGCGCACCGCGCGGAGCAGGCGCCGAGGGCCTCGTCCAGGTCACGCTCGGCCACGACCACCTGGTGGCTGCGGTGGCGCGGTCACACCCCTATGCGGGGCAGCAGACGATCGGACTGGACCAGCTCCGGCAGCAGCACCTCATCATCTCCTCCGGCGAGGACGAGCCCGGCGTGATCGGCATGCTGCGCACCCTCTTCGGCGCGGACTCCAGGGCGTTGGAGGGTGCCACCGTCGCGCGAGACGTCCACACCATCGCGGGGCTGGCCGCCTGCGGCGTCGGAGTCGGCCTCGGTCCGTCCCGGATGCGGCTGATCACCCGGACCGATCTCTGGGTCTGTGCGGTGGCGCCGCGCACGCTGCTGCCCGAACTCACACTGGCATTCCGAGCGGCCGACGACTCTCCCGTGCTGGCGGCGTTCCTCGATGCCATCCGCTCCCACTGCGCGGACATCGACGACGCACTGGGCCGTCGACTCGGTTCGCGCTGA
- a CDS encoding serine hydrolase domain-containing protein, with product MSLSSLSFRSRRWAIAAVVAVSATTTTAVLPASAQADSGREAAQAAVDSFVSQERAMGAAAFRVGGADDWSVHAGTVSSQEDRPITDQDHYRVGSVTKTFVATVVLQLVAEGAISLDTGFGTYVPGLTTGTAHDDTAITVRHLLQSTSGIADYLPGLAALPTNWWQSYDVTDHVRTGLAQAPLSAPGEEHHYSNTNYVILGLLIEAVTGNTAAQEIADRILVPHGLANTGLQSAGEQLMPEPYVTGFVAVPLVPVRIDARSQDPTMAWTSAAMYSTAADTARFLDLLLDGELVPPALLTEMMTPFPGGSYGLGLYETELTCGMTVYGHDGLMPGYTTLALAVPGGEQAVVLAAVTPLSAAGLQLRVEAASAVLCP from the coding sequence ATGTCCCTGTCCTCGCTGTCATTCCGCTCTCGACGCTGGGCGATCGCCGCCGTCGTGGCGGTGTCGGCCACGACGACCACCGCCGTGCTCCCCGCCTCGGCGCAGGCCGACTCGGGTCGGGAGGCCGCGCAGGCCGCCGTCGACTCCTTCGTGTCCCAGGAGCGGGCGATGGGCGCCGCCGCGTTTCGGGTCGGCGGTGCCGACGACTGGAGCGTGCACGCCGGAACCGTGTCCAGTCAGGAGGATCGCCCGATCACCGACCAGGACCACTACCGGGTCGGCAGCGTCACCAAGACCTTCGTCGCCACGGTCGTCCTCCAGCTCGTCGCCGAGGGCGCGATCTCGCTGGACACCGGTTTCGGCACCTATGTCCCCGGACTCACGACGGGCACCGCCCACGATGACACCGCGATCACCGTCCGCCACCTGCTCCAGAGCACCAGCGGCATCGCCGACTACCTTCCCGGCCTGGCCGCGCTGCCGACCAACTGGTGGCAGAGCTACGACGTGACCGATCACGTCAGGACCGGGCTGGCCCAGGCCCCGCTATCCGCGCCGGGCGAGGAGCACCACTACTCCAACACCAACTACGTCATCCTCGGCCTGCTGATCGAGGCGGTCACGGGCAACACCGCGGCTCAGGAGATCGCCGACCGCATCCTCGTCCCGCACGGGCTGGCGAACACCGGCCTGCAGTCCGCAGGCGAGCAGCTCATGCCCGAGCCGTACGTGACCGGCTTCGTCGCGGTGCCGCTGGTTCCGGTGCGGATCGACGCCAGGTCACAGGACCCGACGATGGCCTGGACATCGGCGGCGATGTACTCGACCGCCGCCGACACGGCACGATTCCTCGATCTGCTGCTCGACGGCGAACTGGTGCCGCCTGCACTGCTGACCGAGATGATGACGCCGTTCCCCGGCGGGTCCTACGGCCTCGGCCTCTACGAGACCGAGTTGACCTGCGGGATGACCGTCTACGGGCACGACGGCCTGATGCCCGGATACACCACTCTCGCCCTCGCCGTCCCCGGTGGTGAGCAGGCAGTCGTCCTGGCCGCCGTCACCCCGCTCTCCGCAGCGGGCCTGCAGCTGCGTGTCGAGGCCGCCTCCGCCGTTCTCTGCCCCTGA
- a CDS encoding helix-turn-helix transcriptional regulator, whose protein sequence is MVLDALDPDTTHGLVYRTLISRPRAGITELAAETGITPAVLHGVLRQLAAEHVVIPLDDDRWEAHSPAQITESALDRDAARRAELRRSGVELERVFRFARRESGHYGPLEVIDDPVRILATLQRMQAGARREMRLIDRPPYFAQPPYYAAQEKTQHELMAAGLSYRTIYYESAFADTQIPDVAAMVAAGEQARTLQDPPMKLAIADDDLAMVTVQSESGPGVVSLFIRPSGLLTALSDTFETLWRLAMPISAVGVDTLDDERDRRILTLMASGATDDAIARRLTLSRRTVVRRVAALLERLGATTRFQAGVQAARRGWL, encoded by the coding sequence ATGGTTCTGGACGCGCTCGACCCCGACACGACGCACGGGCTGGTGTATCGCACGCTGATCAGCAGGCCGCGCGCCGGGATCACCGAACTCGCCGCCGAGACCGGCATCACGCCCGCGGTCCTGCACGGCGTGCTGCGTCAGCTCGCCGCCGAGCACGTGGTGATTCCGCTGGACGACGACCGGTGGGAGGCGCACTCCCCCGCCCAGATCACCGAGTCCGCCCTGGACCGGGACGCCGCCCGGCGTGCGGAGCTGCGCAGATCCGGCGTCGAGCTGGAACGGGTCTTCCGGTTCGCCCGTCGGGAGAGCGGCCATTACGGACCGCTGGAGGTGATCGACGATCCCGTCCGCATCCTCGCCACCCTGCAGCGGATGCAGGCAGGCGCTCGGCGCGAGATGCGACTGATCGACCGACCGCCGTACTTCGCGCAGCCGCCGTACTACGCCGCACAGGAGAAGACTCAGCACGAGCTGATGGCGGCCGGGCTGAGCTACCGCACGATCTATTACGAGTCGGCCTTCGCCGACACGCAGATCCCCGACGTGGCGGCGATGGTCGCGGCGGGCGAGCAGGCCCGCACCCTGCAGGACCCCCCGATGAAACTGGCCATCGCCGATGACGACCTCGCCATGGTGACGGTGCAGTCGGAGAGCGGCCCCGGGGTGGTGTCGTTGTTCATCCGCCCATCCGGCCTGCTCACCGCCCTGTCCGACACCTTCGAGACGCTGTGGCGGCTCGCGATGCCCATCTCGGCCGTCGGCGTGGACACCCTCGACGACGAACGGGACCGCCGCATCCTCACGCTGATGGCCAGCGGCGCCACCGACGACGCCATCGCCCGCAGGCTGACGCTGTCTCGCCGCACCGTCGTCCGTCGGGTCGCGGCGCTGCTCGAACGCCTCGGCGCCACCACCCGGTTCCAGGCGGGCGTCCAGGCGGCCCGGCGCGGGTGGCTCTGA
- a CDS encoding TetR/AcrR family transcriptional regulator has product MPVRGEGAGAADVDVPAAATRAGRPPLSERRKTEMRLGIAREAVRLFAERGVDATSAEDIALAAGISLRTFWRYAATKEGCVRPLLTTGVDVVTRALSRWHPGADPAVLVDEAAAAAGQAITDVPTVLALIRLTRTEPGLRAVWLTVHDDAELIFATALGRSTGFRPDGLRARVRAAMVNGALRAAVEHHAWGSDDAEETSAGDREGRIEGAGLVEAVREALRVAVHGLYP; this is encoded by the coding sequence ATGCCGGTGCGAGGCGAAGGCGCGGGCGCGGCGGACGTCGACGTCCCGGCCGCCGCGACCAGGGCAGGGCGCCCGCCGCTCAGCGAACGCCGCAAGACCGAGATGCGTCTGGGGATCGCCCGCGAGGCCGTCCGGCTCTTCGCCGAGCGGGGCGTGGACGCCACCTCCGCCGAGGACATCGCCCTGGCCGCAGGCATCTCACTGCGGACCTTCTGGCGGTACGCGGCCACGAAGGAGGGCTGCGTCCGTCCCCTGCTCACCACCGGAGTCGACGTCGTCACCCGCGCGCTGTCCCGCTGGCACCCCGGCGCGGATCCGGCCGTCCTCGTCGACGAGGCGGCGGCTGCGGCGGGTCAGGCCATCACCGATGTGCCGACGGTGCTCGCCCTGATCCGACTCACCCGGACCGAGCCGGGCCTGCGTGCGGTCTGGCTGACGGTGCACGACGACGCCGAGTTGATCTTCGCCACCGCGCTCGGCCGGTCGACCGGATTCCGCCCCGACGGTCTGCGCGCCAGGGTGCGTGCCGCGATGGTCAACGGAGCCCTCCGCGCCGCCGTGGAGCACCACGCCTGGGGCTCGGACGACGCCGAGGAGACGTCGGCGGGCGACCGGGAGGGGCGAATCGAGGGTGCGGGCCTTGTCGAGGCGGTCCGCGAGGCGCTGCGGGTCGCGGTGCACGGCCTGTATCCCTGA
- a CDS encoding SDR family NAD(P)-dependent oxidoreductase: MSSSGLDGSSVIVTGAGAGIGRAAALRFAGEGARVVVADLDADRAAAVVAEISAAGGTAVAAVGDLSGQPVVDRVVATAVDTFGGVDVLVNNAGIMDGMTALADVTDAEWERVIRINLTAPFLLSRAVLPHMLAKGSGAIVNTASEASLRGSAAGAAYTASKHGVVGLTKSLAVMYRDAGIRTNAIAPGGTRTSIALQPGEGTGPAVLAPYMVNLGRVAEADEQAAAIVFLASPAASNINGVVVPVDNGWSAV, from the coding sequence ATGAGCAGTAGCGGACTCGACGGCAGCAGCGTGATCGTCACCGGGGCAGGAGCGGGAATCGGCCGCGCGGCGGCCCTGCGGTTCGCGGGCGAAGGCGCCCGCGTGGTGGTGGCCGACCTCGACGCGGACCGGGCGGCGGCGGTCGTCGCCGAGATCTCGGCGGCGGGCGGGACCGCCGTCGCGGCGGTCGGCGACCTGAGCGGACAACCCGTGGTCGACCGGGTCGTCGCCACGGCCGTGGACACCTTCGGCGGGGTGGACGTGCTGGTCAACAACGCCGGGATCATGGACGGGATGACCGCGCTCGCGGACGTCACGGACGCGGAGTGGGAACGGGTGATCCGGATCAACTTGACCGCACCGTTCCTCCTCAGCCGCGCCGTCCTCCCGCACATGCTCGCCAAGGGCTCCGGAGCGATCGTCAACACCGCCTCGGAGGCGAGCCTGCGGGGCAGTGCGGCAGGCGCCGCCTACACAGCCTCCAAGCACGGCGTCGTCGGACTGACGAAGTCCCTCGCGGTGATGTACCGCGACGCGGGCATCCGCACCAACGCCATCGCACCGGGCGGGACGAGGACCAGCATCGCCCTACAGCCTGGGGAGGGAACCGGTCCCGCCGTCCTGGCGCCGTACATGGTGAACCTGGGTCGGGTGGCCGAGGCCGACGAGCAGGCGGCGGCGATCGTGTTCCTCGCCTCCCCCGCGGCCTCCAACATCAACGGCGTCGTCGTCCCCGTCGACAACGGGTGGTCGGCGGTCTGA